The genomic region GATGAGACGGCGGACCATCACGTGATCTCCACAGCGGGAGTGTTCAGCATCATCCTGCCCGTTCGAGCCGGTCGAGCGAGACGGCGAGACGGTCGAACTCGTTGACGGACAGCGTCTCGCCCCTGCGTCTGAGGTCGATGCCGGACGCTGCGCAGAGTTCATCCGTCGTGACCCCGACCGGCTCCAGAAGCGGCCTCAGCGCCGATCGGAGCATCTTGCGCCGACGGCCGAACGCGGCGCGCACGACGCCCTCGAACGTTGAGGCCCTCGACGCCAGCTCCGGCGGATGGGCGAGGTCGATCTCGATGACGGCCGAGTCGACCGCCGGACGCGGGACGAAACACGTCCGCCTGACCTGGAAGAGCCTTCTGACGCCCGCGACCGAGCCGAGCATGACCGTCAGCGCCGAGTAGTCCGGGTCGCCCGGTTCGGCCGCCAGGCGCGCCCCGACCTCGGCCTGGACCATGACCACAGACCGACGCACGACGTCCCGTGCCTCGACGATTCGCTCGAGCACCGGGCTCGTGATCGCGTACGGCAGGTTCCCGGCCACGATGAGCTCCGACGCGTCGCGTTCGCGGGCCACACGGTCGAGATCGAGATCGAGAAAATCGCCCTCGACGAGTTCGAGCCCCGGCACATCGCCGTACTCGCTCCGGAAGGCCGCCGCGATGCCCGAGTCCAGTTCCACCGCGACGACGTGCCGCGAACGTTCCACCAATCCGAAGGTGATGGCCCCGAACCCGGGACCGACCTCGACGACGATGTCTCCCGGGTCCGGGCCTACGGCCTCGACCACCTTCGCCGCCGCGTTCCGGTCGGCGAGGAAGTTCTGGCCCCGCCCCTTCGCGGGCGCCAGCCCGTACTTCCGGAGCATCGTTCCCGGCGGGGCCGGTCTCATGCCGTGTTCCGTCCTCGCGGGCTCATGAGCCCGACGCCGCCGCCCCGCACGCGCAGCGGCACCCCCAGCTCGTTCGCGATGGACCGCACCTCGTCCACATCGACGCCGGGGACATCGACGAGACTCGCGGTCACATCGAGCCCGGCGCGCACGCACTCTCTGATGAACGACACGACGTGTCCGAAGGTCTCCTTGCCCCGTCTCGGTCTGCAGATCTCGTTGTAGGTCTCGGCGTCCGACGCGTTCAGACTGACCGACACGGCGTCGACGACCTCAGCGAGCTCGGGAGCGATGTTCCGGTTCCAGATCATGCTCCCGTGCCCGTTCGTATTGATGCGGACTCTGGCACCCTTCTTCTTGAGCGCCGCCGCGATCTCGAGGAGCGCGTCGAGCCGCATCGTCGGCTCGCCGTAGCCGCAGAAGACGATCTCGTTGTACTTCGTCGGATCGCCCACCTCGCCGAGCACCTCGTCGACCGTCGGCTCCCGTTCGAGACGCAGATTGTACCCCCAGAGGATATCGCTCTGGTACCGGACACAGAACCTGCACGCGTTCGAACAGCGGTTGGTGATGTTGAGGTAGAGGTTCCCCCACATCTCGTAGGTGATCGACGGCGGGGGACGCTCGGGGATGCGGAAGAGGCGCATAGCGTTCCCCGTCGCCGCTCGAGCCAGGTCGGCGACGCTCATGTCCCTGAGCTCCGCGACGCGCTCCGCCACGAAGGCCACGTAGGCCGGCTCGTTCCGCTTTCCCCGGTGCGGCTTCGGCGTGAGCCACGGCGCATCGGTCTCGAGAAGGAGTGTCCTCCGGGGGACCGTCTCCGCGACCTTCGCCAGCCGGCCTCCGGACGAGAAGGTAACGGGCCCGCCGATGCCGACATGGAACCCGCGGCGCACCACCTGCTCGGCGTACGCCGCGTCGCCGGGGAAGCAGTGCATCACGCCCCCGACCTCGCCCGCGCACTCGTCGTCGACGATCTCGAGCACGTCATCGAGCGCGTCCCGGTTGTGGATGATGAGCGGTAGTTCGAGGCGCCTTGCCAGCCGGATGTGCTCCCGGAACGCCGCCCTCTGTGCGTCCCTGGGTGAGTGGTCCCGGTAGTAGTCGAGCCCCGTCTCCCCGATG from Candidatus Effluviviaceae Genus V sp. harbors:
- the rsmA gene encoding ribosomal RNA small subunit methyltransferase A, giving the protein MRPAPPGTMLRKYGLAPAKGRGQNFLADRNAAAKVVEAVGPDPGDIVVEVGPGFGAITFGLVERSRHVVAVELDSGIAAAFRSEYGDVPGLELVEGDFLDLDLDRVARERDASELIVAGNLPYAITSPVLERIVEARDVVRRSVVMVQAEVGARLAAEPGDPDYSALTVMLGSVAGVRRLFQVRRTCFVPRPAVDSAVIEIDLAHPPELASRASTFEGVVRAAFGRRRKMLRSALRPLLEPVGVTTDELCAASGIDLRRRGETLSVNEFDRLAVSLDRLERAG
- a CDS encoding YchF/TatD family DNA exonuclease, coding for MPLLADTHAHLDLEDYDADRSDVIVRARAAGVSFIINVGFNLETSRAAIDLAERYDFIYASVGIHPHEAASVDERTLSRIESMAGHERVVAIGETGLDYYRDHSPRDAQRAAFREHIRLARRLELPLIIHNRDALDDVLEIVDDECAGEVGGVMHCFPGDAAYAEQVVRRGFHVGIGGPVTFSSGGRLAKVAETVPRRTLLLETDAPWLTPKPHRGKRNEPAYVAFVAERVAELRDMSVADLARAATGNAMRLFRIPERPPPSITYEMWGNLYLNITNRCSNACRFCVRYQSDILWGYNLRLEREPTVDEVLGEVGDPTKYNEIVFCGYGEPTMRLDALLEIAAALKKKGARVRINTNGHGSMIWNRNIAPELAEVVDAVSVSLNASDAETYNEICRPRRGKETFGHVVSFIRECVRAGLDVTASLVDVPGVDVDEVRSIANELGVPLRVRGGGVGLMSPRGRNTA